In Nocardioides sp. JS614, the sequence GGGGCCGGGCCGGACCAGGTCGCCGACGGCCTGCAGGAAGCCGTGGTCGTCGTCGGCCACCTCGGCGCGCAGCCGCGCGGCCTCGGCCTCGGCGCCGGCGGCCGATTCAGCCAGCCGGTCGTGCTGGGCGCTGAGCGCCGCGACCTCGGCGCGGAGCTGCTCGTAGGTGGCCCGGGCGTCGTCGACCGACTGCTGGGCCGTGCTGCTCGTGGGCGTCGCGGCCGCCGCGGGGGCGGGGCTCGCCAGGAGCGTGGACCCGAGGGTCCCGACCGTCACGACGCAGGCCGCGATCCGCAGCAGGGGGCGTGAGGTCATGGTCCTGGGTCTATTCGTCGAGGAAGGCGATCTCCTGGAGCGCGGCGAGCGAGCGGCGCTCCTCGGGGTCGGCCGAGAGGCTGGCGGGGGAGGGAACGGGCAGGGAGGGCACCGGGAGCCCGGCCAGCGGCGGTGGCGCCGGAGCGACCGGTGCGGCGGGCACGGGTGAGGGTGCGGGTGAGGGTGCGGGTGCCGGGGGATCGGTTCGCGTCACGGCGGCGACGGGCGCCGGGGCACCGAGCAGGGTGCGGACCACCGCCGCCATCTCGCGCAGCAGCCGGGCCGCCTCGTCACGTTCGACGGTCGGTGCCGGCTCGCCGGTCACGATCTCCATGAGGTGTCCTTGGGTGTTGACAGGGGGTGGACCGCTCGTCGAGCGGTCCACCCCGCAACGTCAGAGGCTCGGCTGGATCAGCAGCCGGCACCCTTCGCGCTCTGGAGGCCACCGGAGGCCTCGAGGTACTTCCACTCCGTGCCTGCGGCGTTCGCCGTGGCGCCGGCGTTGTAGCCGGAGATGCAGAAGTTGCCCGCTGCCGGCGTCCCGGAGATCGTGAACTGGGTGTTGGCGTCGTGCTTCCAACCCGCGGTCTCCAGTGCGAGCTTGTCGAACGCGACCGTGCTGGTCGGCGAGTCCGTGGTGATGGTCGCGGCGACGGTTGCGGCGTTCTTCAGGTCCGACTTGATGCTGGAGTCGACACCCTTCTGGCGCTGGTTGAGGAACACGGGGATGGCGATCGCGGCCAGGATGCCGATGATCACGATGACGACGAGGAGCTCGATCAGGGTGAAGCCCTGGTCCTTCTCCTTCAGGGACTTCTGCATCCGAGCAAGCATGGTTGTTCTCCTGTGGGGGAAAGGTCGTGCTGGGGGTCGTGCGGGATCCGTACCGGCAGGCCGGCGGGCCGCTTTTGTCACCCACTGCTTCGGTGGCCGGAGCGACCGGCTTGAGGGCCGACCCAGAAATTTCCCGGCGCCGCCCCGAATCCCACGCCGCGACCTCAAGAGGGACCCCCGCGGCGCCGATGACCAGAGGTCAGGGACATTCCGCGGAGGGTGTCCGCCATCGGTGCTCGGAGGGTCCGTCGGTGTCGCAGCCTGACCGGGACAGCGGGTTCACGCTGATCGAGGTGATCGTCGTCGTGGCGCTCCTCGGTGCCCTGATGGCGATCTCGGTGGGTGGCTACGACCGCTGGTCCCGGGCCAGCGAGCAGTCCGGCACCGCTCGCGAGCTGCAGACCCTGCTCCGCTCGACCCACCAGCGTGCGATCACCGAGGGCACCGCGATGTGCGTGCTGTTCGACACCGCCAACGACGAGTACGCCGTGCACCGCGGCACCTGCGCCACCCCCGGCACGCAGGTCGACGGACCGTACCGGACCGACGGCGCCCAGGTGCACCTCGTCTCCCCGACCTTCACCGGCTCCGGCGGACCCGGCGTCACGTTCTACTCCCGCGGGACCGCCACGAGCGGGAGCGTCCAGGTGACCCGGACCGGCTCCGCGAAGGTCTACACCCTCCACGTCGAACAGCTGACCGGCCGTGTCTCGATCAGCTGACCGCCGCCGCGATGACGGGTTCACCCTCATCGAGATCATCGTCGCGCTCGGCGTGATCATGACGGTGATGGCCGCCGTGCTGCCCCAGCTGCTGGTCGGCATCAGGTCCGGCGAGACCTCCCGACTGGTGACCCAGACCAAGGGCGTCGCCCAGGGCCAGCTCGAGCGGATGCGCAACCTGCCGTATCACGTCGCCCCCGAGGCCGGCGACTACCGCGACGTGCTCGACTACTACTTCCGCAACCTCACCACCCCCGGACCGATCACCTGCACCGACCCGGACGGGCTCGCGATGCCGACGACCGCGTGGACCGGCTACGTCCCCGCCGACGGCGCCCGCTGCTCCTATGAGCCGCAGTCCGGGGAGATGTACCGCTACGTGGTCCCGCACCCGGCCACCGGGACCGATCCGCTCGCGGGCTTCCAGGTCGTCGTCGACACCCAGTTCCTCTCGGCGCCGAAGTCCGACGGGAGCTCCGACGTGCTCGCGCCGCCCTCGGGCTACAACACCCAGAGCGCGGGGCACGACAGCCCGGTCTCCTCCCAGATCGGCGTCACCGTGACCGTCCTCTACGACCGGCAGGGCATCACCCGGCCGGTCACGACGTACTCCCAGATCGCCGACCAGCCGGTCGCGGCCAGGCGGATCGACCTCAGCGCGTCCGCGGCCGCGGTCGACATCGGCTCGATCACGCCGACGAACGGCGCCGAGTCACTGCAGGCCGGGCTGCTCAGCCTCTCCGGTGCGCTGACCTTCGCGAGCACGGCCAACGCCAGCCTGACGGCGGCGTCCGCCGGGCTCGCGACCGGGGAACAGGGGGCAGGCGCCTCGACGACCGTCGCGGCGCCCTCCGCCGTGGGCATCCTGCCCGCCGCTGCCGGCGGGATCGACGGGACCTGCGGGCTCGCGTGCTGGGGCGCCAGCCAGGTCGACCTCGGCGCCGTGACCGCGACCGACGGGCTCCCGAACGTCGGCTCGGCCGCCAACCCGATGCAGGCCCGGCTCACCGACCTGACCAACCTGGGACTCTCCTTCGAGAGCGGCGCTGCCGCGGACTACCGGACCGGGCTGGGCCTCAGCCGTCCGCTGGTCCGTCTCGACGCCGGCGCCACGGCCACGAACAGCGGGGTCAGCGCGACCTGCGCGCCCTCCGGCACCGGGGCACCGGCCCTGGTCCGGTCCTCGGGCTTCCTGCGCACGACCCCGATGACCGACGCCACCCCCACCGCCGAGGCCTGTGCGGTGAGCTCGGCGAGCACGATCTCCCTGTTCCCGACCTCGTTCGCTCCCGACGGAGTGCTCCAGGTGGAGCTGGTCCGCGCCACCGCCCGCTGCGTGGTCAGCGGCGCCGGCCACGTGGCGCAGCCGCCGACGTTCGACTACCGGGTCGTCGTACGCCGGCACGTCCCCGGCACCGAGGCCGCGCCGGCCGGAGGCTACGACGACGTGCTTGCGATCACCCCCTCGCTCACCGCCGACGACCTGGCAGCGATCGACCCGGCGTCCTTCGACGTCGGCGGCGGCCACACCCTGGCCGACTACGTCGCGTCCTGGTCGGCGCTGGTGCCGGGCACCGTCGAGACGACCGCCGCGAACGGGCTGTCCGCGGTGACGCTGTCCGGGGTCCTCAAGCTCACCAGCCAGCCGATGCGGGTGCTGCCCGACAGCACCGTCGACCCGGCCTCGGCCGTCTCGCTCACCCTCGGCCAGGTCGGCTGCTCGGCCCTGGACGCGCGATGAGGTGGCTGCGCCGCCCGCGGGCCGACAGCGGGGTCACGCTCATCGAGGTGCTGGTCAGCATGGGCCTGTTCGCCCTGATCGGCTCGCTGCTCCTGGGCCTGGCGCTGTCGACCGACTCGGTCACCGCGAGCACCCGCACCCGAGCCGGCGTCACCGAGGAGACCCGGACCGCCATGGAGCGGCTGACCCGCGAGCTGCGGCAGTCGGCCGGGATCGAGGCCGTCACCCTCCCGGGGCCGACCTCCTCGATGGCGCTGACGTTCTGGACCGACTTCGACGGCGACGGCGTCCGCGACACCGCGGCCGCCGACCCCGAGGTGCTGACCTACTGCTGGTCACCGGCCACGCTCCAGCTCACCCTGGGCGCCACGACCGACTGCGACACCGCCCGGCCGGTGCTCGCGGCGACGGTCGCCTCGGTGGAGCTGGAGCTGGACAGCAGCGAGTGGGCGTACGACGCGAACGGCGACGGCACCACCACCTGGCTCGAGCTCGACCAGAAGGGCGCGCCGGTCGGCAACCAGAACAACCAGCCCGACGGGACCGAGCTGCTCCACATCGACCTGGTCGGCGTGACCATCACGGTCCGCGACGGCAGCGGCGAGCAGACCTACCACACCCAGATCGACCTCCGGAACAGGAGCTGACGGTGACGCGCACCCCCCCGACGACGTCCCGACCCGGGACCCGGCGCCGCGACGACCGCGGCTCGGCGATGATCCTGACGATGATGGCGCTCGTGCTGATCACGGGGCTCGCCTCGACCGTGGCCGTGCTCACCATCGACAACCTGCGCTCGTCGTGGCGGGCCCAGCAGGCCGGGTCCGCGGTCAACGCCGCGGACGCGGGCGTCGCGCAGGCGATGACCTACCTGCGCAGCGCCGGGGTGCGCCCGCTGCGCTGCTCGCCGGGCTGCACCGGCAACTCCTGGGGCAACAAGGACGCCCCGACGACGGTCTCGCTGCCCGGCGGCGCGGGCGAGTCCTACCGGGTGTGGATCGAGGCGGTCTCGCCGTACCCGGCCAACGACCCGGGCCTGTACCGGATCCACTCGACCGGCGGCGCGGCCGGATCCGCCTCGCGCACCGTGCTCGCGGACGTCAGCGTCACCACGACCGAGGTGCCGCGCGGCATCTTCGCCCACACGATCAGCGGCGGCGGCTCGGCGAGCGTCACCCGGCAGAGCGTGTTCTCGACCGGCTGCGTCTGGGAGCGCGACAAGATCGCGATGGTGCCGGGCCAGATCGACGTCGCGTACGGCATCCCGATCGGCGTGCACACCTCCGACTACATCACCACCGCCCACGGCTCGGGCCAGCACTGCTCCGAGACGCAGGGGGGCCTGATCCACGCGACCGGCACCGGCAACAACGTCACCTCGGCCCCGTGCAGCACGGCGTACCCCTATGACCAGGACCGGGCGGGCGGCAGCCTCATCGGCACCCCGTGCGAGTCCGTGCAGACCAGCTACCCCAAGTACTACGGGCCGCAGAATCTCGACGCCGGGCCGGAGGCCGACGTCGCCGGGTCCTTCGTCAAGGACGACGCCACCCTCGCCCGGCTGTTCAACCTCAAGGACCCCGCCCTCAGCCCGACCCAGCTCGACCAGCTGCGCAGCGTCGCGCGGGCCCAGGGGAACTACTGGACCAGCTCGACCGTGTGGTCCAGCCCGGACGAGGAGAACGCCGTCATGTTCTTCGACCTCACGAAGGGCTCGGACCTCGGCGGCACCGTCGACCTGAACAAGATCAGCGACACCGCGTTCGGTCGGGAGGCCAACCTGGCCGACACCGACCCCCGGTGCACCTCGCGCTCGCTGGTGATCGTGGTCGACGGAGGCAACGTGAAGGTCAACTCCAACCAGCGGCTGTTCGCCTCGCTCTTCCTCACCTCCGCCGCGCCCTACGGTCAGGTCGTGAAGGCCAACGGCACCGCGGACTTCATCGGCACGATCTACGCCGACAAGGTCAACCTGGTCGGCAACTTCGACGCCTCGATGGACACCTGCTTCCTCGCCAACACCAGCCCCGCCCTGCTCGACTTCCGGGCCGGCTCCTACCGCGAGGACGACCGCGGGCTCTCCTGACGAGGCTCCCCGCCAGCAGTCCTCAAGCCGACGGCCCCGTCGGCCGATGACCCTGATGACCCCTCATCAGTCCCGCGCTCGGAGGACCTGTTGAACGACGCACCGACGAACGGCTTCGGCCTGCCGCTGGCCGCTCGGCGCCCGACCGCGCCCGCGGACCCGTCGGCCCCTGCCCCCGCGCCGGTGGCCGTCCCGGTCGCCGCTCCCGTGGCCGTCCCGGCGCCGGTCGTCGCCCCGGTGGCCGCGGCCGCCGTCGTACCTCCCGCCGCTCCCGCGCCCGCCGGATCGGCCAACCTGAGCCTCGACGACCTGCTCATCCACGTGCTGCGGGTGGGGGCCTCCGACCTGCACCTGACCACCGGCGCGCCGCCGACCGTGCGGCTGCGCGGCGAGATGGAGGCCATCGAGGGCTACCCCACGCTGGACGGCGAGCAGCTGCGGCGCACGCTGTACGGCGTGATGACCGAGCGGCAGCGCAAGGTCTTCGAGGAGGAGCTCGAGCTCGACTTCGCGTACGCCGTGCCGGGCCACGCCCGGTTCCGTGTCAACGTCTTCCAGCAGCGCGAGCACCTCGGCGCCGTGATGCGGATGATCCCCTGGGAGATCGTCCCGCTCGAGGACCTGGGCATGCCCGAGGCGGTCGCCGGCTTCAGCGACCTCAAGCGCGGCCTGGTGCTGGTCACCGGCCCCACCGGGTCCGGCAAGTCGACGACCCTGGCCGCGATCATCGACCGGATCAACCGGACCCGCCGCGGTCACATCGTGACCATCGAGGACCCGATCGAGTTCCTGCACGAGCACCGCGGCTGCCTGGTCAACCAGCGCGAGGTCGGCTCCGACACCCACGGGTTCCGCGACGCCCTCAAGCACGTGCTGCGTCAGGACCCCGACGTGATCCTGGTCGGCGAGCTCCGCGACCTGGACACGATCTCGGTGGCGCTGACCGCCGCCGAGACCGGCCACCTGGTGTTCGCGACGCTGCACACGCAGTCCGCGCAGGACACCATCACCCGCGTCGTCGACGTGTTCCCCGCCGAGCAGCAGCAGCAGGTCCGCACCCAGCTCGCCGCGACGCTCCAGGGCGTCGTGTGCCAGACCCTCGTCAAGACCGCCGACGACCAGGGCCGCGCCGCCGCCGTCGAGGTGATGGTCTGCAACTCCGGCATCCGGGCGATGATCCGCGACGACAAGCTGCAGCAGATCCAGGGCGCGCTCCAAGCGGGCGCGCGGGACGGCATGCAGACCCTCAACGCCCACCTCGCCGCGCTGGTGAAGGCCGGCCGGATCACGTACGCCGCGGGCCTCGAGCACAGCTCGAACCGCGCCGACTACGACACGCTCGTCGCCTCCGACGTCAAGCGCGCCCCGGCCGGGTGGCAGTAGCCGTGGCCAGCACGACGACGCAGTACGCCTACAAGGTCCGCGACGCCCAGGGCCGGTTCACCGAGGGCAAGGTGGAGGCCGCCTCGGAGGCGGCTGTCGCCGACAAGCTGCGCGCGATGGGCTACGTCCCGCTCCAGGTGCGGCCCGCCAACGTCGGCATGCAGCGCGAGATCAAGCTCGGCTTCAAGAAGCGGATCAAGCCGCGCGACCTCGCGGTCTTCGCCCGCCAGTTCGCCACCATGATCGACGCCGGCCTGACCATGCTGCGGGCGCTCTCGATCATGGCCGAGCAGGTCGAGAACCCCGAGCTGCGCAAGGTGCTGCGGGCGGTCAAGCAGGACGTCGAGGCCGGGCACAGCCTGTCGTCGGCCTTCGGCAAGTGGCCGCGCGTCTTCCCGCCGCTCATGATCAGCATGGCCAAGGCCGGCGAGGCGGGCGGCTTCCTCGACACCGCGATGCGCCAGATCGCCGACAACTTCGAGGCCGAGGTCAAGCTGCGCAGCAAGATCAAGGCCGCGCTGACCTACCCGACCGTGGTGTTCTTCCTGGCGATCATCATGTGCATCGCGCTGCTGATCTTCGTGGTCCCGGTCTTCGAGAAGATGTTCAAGGACCTCGGCGGCGAGCTGCCGCTGCCGACCAAGATCCTGGTGATGCTCTCGGCGGCGATGAAGTACGTCGTACCCCTCGGCGCGGTGCTCACCGGTGCCCTCGTCTGGTGGTGGCGCCGCTACGGCCGCACCGAGCGGGTCCGCAACGTCGTCGACCCGCTCAAGCTCAAGCTGCCGGTCTTCGGCAACCTGTTCCGCAAGCTCGCTCTGGCCCGGTTCGCCCGCAACTTCAGCACCCTGCTCTCGGCCGGCGTCCCGATCCTCCAGGCGCTCGACATCGTCTCCGACACGACCGGCTCGGTGGTGATCGGCCGCGCCCTGGCCGAGGTCAAGGAGTCGGTGCGCCAGGGCGAGTCGGTGGCGGGTCCGCTGAGCCACCACGACGTGTTCCCGCCGATGGTCGTGCAGATGATCGCCTCCGGCGAGGAGTCCGGCGCCATCGACGCGATGCTCGCGAAGATCGCCGAGTTCTACGACGCCGAGGTCGAGTCGATGACCGAGGGCCTGACCGCCCTGATCGAGCCGCTGATGATCGCGTTCCTCGGCGGCCTCGTCGGGTCGATGATCGTCGCGCTGTACATGCCGATGTTCAAGATCTACGACATGATCGGATGACGGTGCGCGCACAGACCTCCGGAGACACCGTGCGTGCCCTGGTCGAGGGCGGCTGGATCACCCGCGACCAGCTCAGCGAGGCGGGCCGGCTCGCGGACGAGCGGTCCCAGACCGTGCTCGAGGTGCTGCTCGAGAGCGGCTGGGTGGACCGCACCACGGTCGTGCGCACCGCAGCCGCCTCGGCCGGCCTGGAGTACGTCGAGCTCACCGACTTCATCGTCGACATGGCGGCCGTGAGCCTGCTGCCGGCGGAGTTCGCCCGCCGCACCGGCGTACTGCCGCTGGTCCACGAGGACGGCGAGCTGCTGGTGGCCGTGAGCGTGCGCCAGGCGGGCGACATCGAGCTCAAGGACGACCTGAGCCGGCTGACCCGCAGCCGGGTCCGCTTCGCGATCGCCGGCCGCAGCGACATCGACGCCCGGATCAACCAGGTCTACCGCGCCGAGGGCGAGCTCACCGACATCACCTCCGACCTGGCGCCCGAGGACGAGGTCGACGACCTCAGTACCCTCACCGAGGTCTCCGACGAGGCGCCGGTGGTCCGCTTCGTCAACCTGCTGATCAACCAGGCGATCAACGACCGCGCCTCGGACATCCACATCGAGCCGACCGAGCGGGACATGCGGGTCCGGTACCGGATCGACGGGGTGCTCCACGACGCCCACCGCTCCCCGAAGAGCATCCAGAACGGGGTGATCTCGCGCCTCAAGATCATGGCCGAGATGAACATCGCCGAGCGTCGGGTGCCGCAGGACGGCCGGATGTCGGTCACCCACCAGGGCCGGCGCATCGACCTCCGCGTCGCCACCCTCCCGACCGTGTGGGGCGAGAAGGTGGTCGCCCGGATCCTGGACACCTCCAACACCCAGCTCGGCCTCGACGACCTGGGGTTCAGCAACGAGAACTACGAGCGCTACCGGGCCTCGTACACCAAGCCCTACGGGATGATCCTGGCGACCGGGCCGACCGGGTCCGGCAAGTCGACGACGCTCTACGCGACGCTCAACCTGCTCAACCGGCCCGACGTCAACGTGATCACCGTCGAGGACCCGGTGGAGTACCGCCTGCCGGGGATCAACCAGGTCCAGACGAACGCGAAGGCGGGGCTGACCTTCGCCTCCGCGCTGCGCTCGATCCTGCGCTCGGACCCCGACATCGTGCTGATCGGCGAGATCCGCGACCACGAGACCGCCCAGATCGCGGTCGAGGCCGCGCTGACCGGCCACCTGGTGCTCTCGACGCTGCACACCAACGACGCGCCCTCGGCGGTGACCCGCCTGATCGAGATGGGCATCGAGCCGTTCCTGGTCGGGTCCGCGCTCGACGCCGTACTCGCGCAGCGGCTGTGTCGCTCGCTCTGCGAGCGCTGCAAGCAGGCCTACCAGCCGGATCCGGCGGAGCTGCAGCGGATCGGCTTCCCGTGGGCGGAGGGCGCGGAGGTGCCGGTGCTGTACCGGCACGTCGGCTGCTCCTCCTGCTCGCAGACCGGCTACCGCGGCCGGATGGCGCTGCACGAGGTGATGACGGTCAGCGAGGAGGTCTCGCGGCTCGCCGTCGCGCGCGCGTCGACCGACGAGGTCGGCCGCACCGCCCGGGAGCAGGGGATGACCACCTTGAAGTCGGACGGCTGGCAGAAGGTGCTGCAGGGCCGCACCTCCATCGAGGAGGTCCTCCGGGTCGTCGCCTGACCGCTACCCCTCGGGGATGATCGAGAGCGCCGCGGCGGGGTTCTCCCGGTAGCGCACGATCAGCTCGCCGGTGGCCTCGTCGATACGCTCGTGCAGGGCGCGGCGGTACGTCGTCAGCTGCCGCTCGGCCTCGGTCAGCCGCTCGACTGCGTCCGCGACCTGGTCGGAGTCGTGCGGGTCGACCTCGGTGACCCACATCTCGCTGAGCTCGGGCAGCTCCGGCAGCGGGTCGGCCGCCCGGACGCTCACCAGCGCCCGGCGACTGCCGCCGGTGCCCGTGTCGCCGAGGATCCGCACCAGGTCGTCGACGGTCAACGGGTGGTCCGAGCGGGACCCGGCCGCCAGCAGGTCGAGCCGGGCGTGCACCAGCCGGCGCCAGTAGGACACCCGGTCCTCCTCGGCCTCGAGGCGGTGGCGGTAGGAGCGCAGGCCCTGCAGGTCGAGCCCGGCGAGCTGCTCGGACGCCATCGCGTCGACCACCGGGCGGCGGCGGGTGCCGCTCATCGGGGCGGCTCCGCGTCGACCAGGGCCGGATCGACCCCGGCGCGCTTCAGCATCACCGAGAAGTCGTGGGTGTTGGAGCTGACCAG encodes:
- a CDS encoding prepilin-type N-terminal cleavage/methylation domain-containing protein codes for the protein MQKSLKEKDQGFTLIELLVVIVIIGILAAIAIPVFLNQRQKGVDSSIKSDLKNAATVAATITTDSPTSTVAFDKLALETAGWKHDANTQFTISGTPAAGNFCISGYNAGATANAAGTEWKYLEASGGLQSAKGAGC
- a CDS encoding GspH/FimT family pseudopilin, with product MSQPDRDSGFTLIEVIVVVALLGALMAISVGGYDRWSRASEQSGTARELQTLLRSTHQRAITEGTAMCVLFDTANDEYAVHRGTCATPGTQVDGPYRTDGAQVHLVSPTFTGSGGPGVTFYSRGTATSGSVQVTRTGSAKVYTLHVEQLTGRVSIS
- a CDS encoding type II secretion system protein, coding for MSRSADRRRDDGFTLIEIIVALGVIMTVMAAVLPQLLVGIRSGETSRLVTQTKGVAQGQLERMRNLPYHVAPEAGDYRDVLDYYFRNLTTPGPITCTDPDGLAMPTTAWTGYVPADGARCSYEPQSGEMYRYVVPHPATGTDPLAGFQVVVDTQFLSAPKSDGSSDVLAPPSGYNTQSAGHDSPVSSQIGVTVTVLYDRQGITRPVTTYSQIADQPVAARRIDLSASAAAVDIGSITPTNGAESLQAGLLSLSGALTFASTANASLTAASAGLATGEQGAGASTTVAAPSAVGILPAAAGGIDGTCGLACWGASQVDLGAVTATDGLPNVGSAANPMQARLTDLTNLGLSFESGAAADYRTGLGLSRPLVRLDAGATATNSGVSATCAPSGTGAPALVRSSGFLRTTPMTDATPTAEACAVSSASTISLFPTSFAPDGVLQVELVRATARCVVSGAGHVAQPPTFDYRVVVRRHVPGTEAAPAGGYDDVLAITPSLTADDLAAIDPASFDVGGGHTLADYVASWSALVPGTVETTAANGLSAVTLSGVLKLTSQPMRVLPDSTVDPASAVSLTLGQVGCSALDAR
- a CDS encoding PilW family protein, which encodes MRWLRRPRADSGVTLIEVLVSMGLFALIGSLLLGLALSTDSVTASTRTRAGVTEETRTAMERLTRELRQSAGIEAVTLPGPTSSMALTFWTDFDGDGVRDTAAADPEVLTYCWSPATLQLTLGATTDCDTARPVLAATVASVELELDSSEWAYDANGDGTTTWLELDQKGAPVGNQNNQPDGTELLHIDLVGVTITVRDGSGEQTYHTQIDLRNRS
- a CDS encoding pilus assembly PilX family protein; amino-acid sequence: MTRTPPTTSRPGTRRRDDRGSAMILTMMALVLITGLASTVAVLTIDNLRSSWRAQQAGSAVNAADAGVAQAMTYLRSAGVRPLRCSPGCTGNSWGNKDAPTTVSLPGGAGESYRVWIEAVSPYPANDPGLYRIHSTGGAAGSASRTVLADVSVTTTEVPRGIFAHTISGGGSASVTRQSVFSTGCVWERDKIAMVPGQIDVAYGIPIGVHTSDYITTAHGSGQHCSETQGGLIHATGTGNNVTSAPCSTAYPYDQDRAGGSLIGTPCESVQTSYPKYYGPQNLDAGPEADVAGSFVKDDATLARLFNLKDPALSPTQLDQLRSVARAQGNYWTSSTVWSSPDEENAVMFFDLTKGSDLGGTVDLNKISDTAFGREANLADTDPRCTSRSLVIVVDGGNVKVNSNQRLFASLFLTSAAPYGQVVKANGTADFIGTIYADKVNLVGNFDASMDTCFLANTSPALLDFRAGSYREDDRGLS
- a CDS encoding type IV pilus twitching motility protein PilT; this translates as MNDAPTNGFGLPLAARRPTAPADPSAPAPAPVAVPVAAPVAVPAPVVAPVAAAAVVPPAAPAPAGSANLSLDDLLIHVLRVGASDLHLTTGAPPTVRLRGEMEAIEGYPTLDGEQLRRTLYGVMTERQRKVFEEELELDFAYAVPGHARFRVNVFQQREHLGAVMRMIPWEIVPLEDLGMPEAVAGFSDLKRGLVLVTGPTGSGKSTTLAAIIDRINRTRRGHIVTIEDPIEFLHEHRGCLVNQREVGSDTHGFRDALKHVLRQDPDVILVGELRDLDTISVALTAAETGHLVFATLHTQSAQDTITRVVDVFPAEQQQQVRTQLAATLQGVVCQTLVKTADDQGRAAAVEVMVCNSGIRAMIRDDKLQQIQGALQAGARDGMQTLNAHLAALVKAGRITYAAGLEHSSNRADYDTLVASDVKRAPAGWQ
- a CDS encoding type II secretion system F family protein, coding for MASTTTQYAYKVRDAQGRFTEGKVEAASEAAVADKLRAMGYVPLQVRPANVGMQREIKLGFKKRIKPRDLAVFARQFATMIDAGLTMLRALSIMAEQVENPELRKVLRAVKQDVEAGHSLSSAFGKWPRVFPPLMISMAKAGEAGGFLDTAMRQIADNFEAEVKLRSKIKAALTYPTVVFFLAIIMCIALLIFVVPVFEKMFKDLGGELPLPTKILVMLSAAMKYVVPLGAVLTGALVWWWRRYGRTERVRNVVDPLKLKLPVFGNLFRKLALARFARNFSTLLSAGVPILQALDIVSDTTGSVVIGRALAEVKESVRQGESVAGPLSHHDVFPPMVVQMIASGEESGAIDAMLAKIAEFYDAEVESMTEGLTALIEPLMIAFLGGLVGSMIVALYMPMFKIYDMIG
- a CDS encoding GspE/PulE family protein, with the protein product MTVRAQTSGDTVRALVEGGWITRDQLSEAGRLADERSQTVLEVLLESGWVDRTTVVRTAAASAGLEYVELTDFIVDMAAVSLLPAEFARRTGVLPLVHEDGELLVAVSVRQAGDIELKDDLSRLTRSRVRFAIAGRSDIDARINQVYRAEGELTDITSDLAPEDEVDDLSTLTEVSDEAPVVRFVNLLINQAINDRASDIHIEPTERDMRVRYRIDGVLHDAHRSPKSIQNGVISRLKIMAEMNIAERRVPQDGRMSVTHQGRRIDLRVATLPTVWGEKVVARILDTSNTQLGLDDLGFSNENYERYRASYTKPYGMILATGPTGSGKSTTLYATLNLLNRPDVNVITVEDPVEYRLPGINQVQTNAKAGLTFASALRSILRSDPDIVLIGEIRDHETAQIAVEAALTGHLVLSTLHTNDAPSAVTRLIEMGIEPFLVGSALDAVLAQRLCRSLCERCKQAYQPDPAELQRIGFPWAEGAEVPVLYRHVGCSSCSQTGYRGRMALHEVMTVSEEVSRLAVARASTDEVGRTAREQGMTTLKSDGWQKVLQGRTSIEEVLRVVA
- a CDS encoding RsiG family protein — translated: MSGTRRRPVVDAMASEQLAGLDLQGLRSYRHRLEAEEDRVSYWRRLVHARLDLLAAGSRSDHPLTVDDLVRILGDTGTGGSRRALVSVRAADPLPELPELSEMWVTEVDPHDSDQVADAVERLTEAERQLTTYRRALHERIDEATGELIVRYRENPAAALSIIPEG